A genomic region of Arachis hypogaea cultivar Tifrunner chromosome 5, arahy.Tifrunner.gnm2.J5K5, whole genome shotgun sequence contains the following coding sequences:
- the LOC112800109 gene encoding disease resistance protein RGA2-like — MATDALLGILIGNLNTFVKKEIAALSGVDSQIQELSNNLQAIRALFQDAAEEQFKSHAIKDWLKKLSDAMHVLEDILEDCSMESNRLQSEGWLARFQPKTILFRHAISKRMKDMVKRFQRIDDDRRRFQLPLGVRQRQQEDDDQRLTGSAIPEHQMYGRDQDKHKIVDFFTEHASSIDGLSVYPIVGMAGLGKTTLARWVFNDERVIQHFDLRIWVCVTTNFNMMRILQSIVESSTGVNPNLSTLEAMQNKVQQVLLDKRCLLVLDDVWDNIKWEDLKSVLHYGGTKSVSILVTTRDQIVASVMETCPTHHLQPLPKDENWSLFTHYAFGPNKEQPAKLVEIGKEIVRRCVGNPLASKVVGSLLRNKREEKQWLNVLESKFWDIDAVMGALRISYFHLKPSSRQCFCFCALYPEDFQISKEQLIHLWMANGLIKSKGHLEVEDVGNQQWEELLQRSFFQEVSTDKFGNTTFKIHDLFLDLAHSIVGEEYKAYDDSASLTNLSRRVHHVSYFGLPELNQHTLKNIESLRTFIDLDPAISNLLDGFPALVLRKVQLCNSLRALRTRSSELSALKSLTHLRYLNIYNSYITKLPKCVSRLQKLQILKLEQCHFLTCLSKHILKLKDLRHLLIEGCRSLVEMPPKMGELKQLKTLNIFIVDSKAKHGLAELHDLQLGDRLHFKGLENVQSERDAREANLMSKRELSYLYLSWNSDSNSNSLCISPERVLEALEPPPNLKNLGINGYRGSQFPGWLRNTNIFSSLVNVILFDCNNCEQIPPLGKLPHLEGLYVCGMKDVKCIDEDSYDGVEEKVAFKSLKELTLIELPKLERIVRDEGVEMLPLVSKVTIPCSPNMKLPLLQSVEVLAIEGLKSDNEGVASFPEEIFLSLRYVKQLRISSFPKLKVLRQELGTLSSLQKLDIFGCDELESLAENVFQGLSSLRRLGIYHCPRLKSLSSAVEHLTCLESLRIMFCPELRTLPTNMNKLTALHDAFINGRVPEGLQCIPSLKILILDEVDSLPEWLGDMTSLQRLVIRLSPRIKSLPSSFRNLTNLRSLTIEKCAGLEQRCQRETGQDWPNIAHVPHVQLIPTQQLKHTCWEIAKFKWSLRRLNISKPPNFAFDEMVEDLHKQKQD, encoded by the exons ATGGCAACTGATGCTTTGCTTGGAATTCTCATTGGAAACTTGAACACTTTTGTTAAGAAAGAGATTGCAGCACTTTCCGGTGTTGACTCACAGATCCAAGAGCTGTCTAATAATCTCCAGGCAATCCGTGCATTGTTCCAAGATGCTGCAGAGGAGCAATTCAAAAGCCATGCCATAAAGGACTGGCTGAAAAAGCTTTCCGATGCCATGCACGTGTTGGAAGATATCTTGGAAGATTGTTCAATGGAATCCAATCGACTTCAAAGTGAAGGGTGGTTAGCCCGCTTCCAACCCAAGACTATTTTGTTTCGTCATGCTATCAGCAAGAGGATGAAAGACATGGTCAAGAGGTTCCAGCGTATTGATGATGATAGGAGAAGGTTTCAGCTGCCTTTGGGAGTCAGACAGAGGCAACAAGAAGATGATGATCAGAGGCTAACTGGTTCTGCCATCCCTGAGCACCAGATGTATGGAAGAGACCAAGATAAACACAAGATTGTAGATTTTTTCACAGAGCATGCCAGTAGCATTGATGGCCTCTCTGTGTATCCCATTGTTGGCATGGCAGGACTTGGGAAAACAACACTTGCTCGATGGGTCTTCAATGACGAGAGGGTGATCCAGCATTTTGATTTGAGAATTTGGGTTTGTGTTACCACAAACTTCAATATGATGAGAATTCTACAGTCCATTGTAGAATCCTCCACCGGAGTGAACCCAAACCTCTCCACTTTAGAAGCAATGCAAAACAAAGTTCAACAAGTGTTGCTGGACAAACGGTGTTTGCTTGTTCTAGATGATGTGTGGGACAATATCAAATGGGAAGACTTAAAGTCCGTGTTGCATTATGGAGGAACCAAAAGTGTTTCAATTTTGGTCACGACACGTGATCAGATTGTTGCATCTGTCATGGAAACATGCCCTACTCATCACTTACAGCCATTACCTAAGGATGAGAATTGGTCATTGTTCACACACTATGCATTTGGTCCAAACAAGGAGCAGCCTGCAAAGCTGGTGGAGATTGGCAAGGAAATCGTCAGGAGATGTGTGGGTAATCCCCTTGCATCCAAAGTTGTTGGAAGCCTTTTGCGTAATAAAAGAGAGGAAAAACAATGGCTCAATGTGTTGGAAAGTAAGTTTTGGGACATTGATGCTGTCATGGGTGCTTTGAGAATAAGTTATTTTCATTTGAAGCCATCATCACGGCAATGCTTTTGTTTTTGTGCTCTCTATCCTGAAGATTTTCAAATCTCAAAGGAACAGCTAATTCATCTTTGGATGGCCAATGGACTAATTAAATCCAAAGGGCATTTGGAGGTTGAAGATGTTGGTAACCAGCAATGGGAGGAGCTGCTCCAGAGATCATTTTTTCAAGAAGTATCGACTGACAAGTTTGGAAACACCACCTTCAAGATCCATGACTTATTCCTTGATCTTGCCCACTCCATAGTGGGAGAAGAGTATAAAGCTTATGATGACTCTGCAAGCTTGACCAATTTGTCAAGAAGGGTCCACCATGTAAGTTACTTTGGCTTGCCCGAGTTAAATCAGCATACCTTGAAGAATATTGAGTCCTTGAGGACTTTTATTGATCTTGATCCAGCAATTAGCAATCTCCTCGATGGATTTCCAGCATTGGTTTTGCGTAAAGTGCAGTTATGTAATTCTCTCCGAGCATTGCGTACACGATCTTCTGAACTCTCAGCACTGAAAAGTTTAACACATTTGAGGTACTTGAATATTTACAATAGTTACATTACAAAGTTGCCAAAATGTGTTTCTAGGCTGCAAAAATTGCAAATTCTAAAGCTAGAACAATGCCATTTTCTTACTTGTCTGTCCAAACACATATTGAAGCTGAAGGATCTCAGGCATCTCTTAATTGAAGGATGTCGGTCATTAGTAGAAATGCCTCCGAAAATGGGGGAGTTGAAACAACTGAAAACACTGAATATTTTTATTGTGGATTCAAAAGCCAAACATGGCTTAGCAGAGTTACATGATTTACAGCTTGGTGATAGACTACACTTTAAAGGTCTCGAGAATGTCCAGAGCGAACGTGATGCTAGAGAGGCTAATTTGATGAGTAAGAGGGAGCTGAgttatttatatttgtcttggaatTCTGATTCTAATTCTAATTCGTTATGCATTAGTCCGGAGAGAGTACTTGAAGCCCTTGAGCCTCCCCCTAATCTCAAGAATTTAGGGATTAATGGTTATAGGGGATCACAATTCCCTGGTTGGTTGAGAAATACTAACATCTTTTCAAGCTTAGTTAACGTTATACTATTTGATTGCAACAACTGTGAGCAGATTCCTCCACTTGGTAAATTACCACATTTAGAAGGTCTTTATGTATGTGGTATGAAAGATGTGAAGTGCATTGATGAAGACTCGTATGATGGAGTGGAGGAGAAGGTGGCCTTTAAGTCCCTAAAGGAGCTAACTTTGATAGAGTTGCCAAAGTTAGAGAGGATTGTAAGGGACGAAGGAGTAGAGATGCTCCCACTTGTTTCCAAAGTAACCATTCCATGCAGCCCCAATATGAAGTTGCCACTCCTTCAATCCGTGGAGGTACTTGCAATTGAAGGATTGAAATCTGACAATGAAGGCGTGGCTTCCTTTCCGGAAGAAATCTTTCTGAGTTTGCGTTATGTTAAACAGCTCAGGATTAGTAGCTTTCCCAAGCTGAAGGTTTTACGTCAAGAACTGGGCACCCTCAGCTCACTCCAGAAACTCGATATTTTTGGTTGTGATGAGCTTGAGTCCTTGGCAGAGAATGTTTTTCAAGGATTGAGTTCTCTTCGAAGATTGGGCATTTACCATTGTCCAAGACTAAAATCCTTGTCTAGTGCTGTGGAACACCTAACTTGTCTTGAGTCCCTTCGTATCATGTTTTGCCCAGAATTGAGGACTCTGCCAACTAACATGAATAAGCTAACTGCCCTCCATGATGCTTTTATCAATGGTAGAGTACCAGAAGGTCTTCAATGTATCCCATCCCTCAAAATTCTGATTCTAGATGAAGTGGATTCATTGCCAGAGTGGTTGGGAGATATGACTTCTCTGCAACGCTTAGTCATTCGTCTCTCTCCAAGGATAAAGTCACTTCCAAGTAGCTTTCGAAACCTGACAAACTTGCGTTCCCTCACAATTGAGAAATGTGCTGGGCTGGAGCAGCGATGCCAGAGAGAGACAGGGCAAGATTGGCCAAACATTGCTCACGTTCCACACGTTCAGTTGATTCCCACGCAGCAACTGAAACATACATGTTGGG AAATTGccaaattcaaatggagtttgaGGAGGTTAAACATATCAAAACCTCCAAATTTTGCATTTGACGAAATGGTTGAAGATCTCCATAAGCAGAAGCAAGATTAG